The region CAAAATAAAGCCTACAACCAGCTCTAATAGCTGCTTCTGCAATTGCTTCGGCACCTCTAACTAGCACCTTTTCCAATGAAATCAACCCCTTAACTCTTAATTTTCTCTAATACTTTAATACCTATACAAACATCAGGGCACATTTGATAACAAAATCCACAACCAATACAATTTTCTATTTTTGAAACTTTTGCATAATGGTACCCCTTTTCATTATAGTTTCTTGAGAATTCTAAAACTTGCTTTGGACAAAACTCTATGCATAGTCCGCAACCTTTACATCTATTTTCATCTATATTCACTATATACCTCTGTTCAATCATTCTTTTAACCTCCAATCTTACAATTTTATTCACATATTAGATTCAAAATTGAAAAATTTATTTTTGAACTTCAATAATCACCTTCAAAAAAAAGTTTTATAGGTAATTTTTCGAACCTTGTTATAAAATTTTCTGAAATTATTTTTGAGATTGCAGTAAATAAAACAGGAACTCCAGTGTCTTTTGAAACACTTTCTAGAATTCTCTCTCCCTCTTCAATTATTGAATTAGTAGTTTCTTCCTTAAGATGTGTATTACATATCAAAAAATCGATTTTCGTCCGTGTTTTTTTCTCAATTTGAAACATACACTTTTTAATATTATTTTTATCCTGCGTATATGGTCTCCTTGTGTTAACAACAAAATAAACAACTTTTTTTGAATTGTCTAAAAAATTTTTTAATGATCCAAGAACGGTAGCTCCTTTTTCATCTCCACCTACATCTAAAACAGTTTTATAATTCGGATTGACTAGATAACCTCCTACCTCTGCAGGTACTATGGGAAGGTCGACATAAATATATTTTTCTGGCGGAGTAATAACAAAAAGATTCATACTTTTTAGCTCTTCTATTTTATCTCTAACCCTAAAGTATGGAGTTACAACATCTAAATCTACTATAGCAACATTTGGATTTTTCTCCTTCAATTTAATTGCAATATTAATAGCTATTTCAGTCTTTCCAGAACCTCCCATACCTATGAAAATGTGGGATTGATAATCATAAAGAATTTGATCCAGCATTTTCTTTTATCTCCTTAAACCATTATTAAAGGCTATTAATAATCTACAGCCTCTTCTTGCCCTCTTA is a window of Defluviitoga tunisiensis DNA encoding:
- a CDS encoding 4Fe-4S dicluster domain-containing protein encodes the protein MIEQRYIVNIDENRCKGCGLCIEFCPKQVLEFSRNYNEKGYHYAKVSKIENCIGCGFCYQMCPDVCIGIKVLEKIKS
- a CDS encoding nucleotide-binding protein, which encodes MLDQILYDYQSHIFIGMGGSGKTEIAINIAIKLKEKNPNVAIVDLDVVTPYFRVRDKIEELKSMNLFVITPPEKYIYVDLPIVPAEVGGYLVNPNYKTVLDVGGDEKGATVLGSLKNFLDNSKKVVYFVVNTRRPYTQDKNNIKKCMFQIEKKTRTKIDFLICNTHLKEETTNSIIEEGERILESVSKDTGVPVLFTAISKIISENFITRFEKLPIKLFFEGDY